In Luteitalea sp. TBR-22, one genomic interval encodes:
- the hpf gene encoding ribosome hibernation-promoting factor, HPF/YfiA family yields MRLALTGRNLTITPALRQAVTRRLEKLDRHLHDSITTAQVALQVQKDRVKADVRVRTRGDHDLSGHGLAATAQASALDAITKIEAQASKVKGKWEARRRGAAARAAAPEPVVVVEVKAPRARVARAVATAAPRVVRVRRSSPKPMRLEDALLRVDAPAGSVLVFRDAELDRVQVLVRRADGHVGLVDPDA; encoded by the coding sequence ATGCGGCTCGCGCTCACAGGGCGCAACCTCACCATCACCCCGGCCCTCCGACAAGCCGTCACCAGGCGGCTCGAGAAGCTGGATCGCCACCTCCACGACAGCATCACCACGGCGCAGGTCGCGCTCCAGGTCCAGAAGGACCGGGTGAAGGCCGACGTGCGCGTCCGCACGAGAGGCGACCACGACCTGAGCGGGCACGGCCTGGCGGCGACGGCGCAGGCCTCGGCCCTCGACGCCATCACGAAGATCGAGGCGCAGGCCAGCAAGGTGAAGGGGAAGTGGGAGGCGCGCCGGCGCGGTGCGGCGGCCAGGGCGGCGGCCCCCGAGCCGGTGGTCGTCGTCGAGGTCAAGGCGCCGAGGGCGCGCGTGGCCAGGGCGGTCGCCACCGCGGCGCCGAGGGTGGTCCGCGTGCGACGCTCGAGCCCCAAGCCGATGCGGCTCGAGGACGCGCTGTTGCGGGTCGACGCCCCGGCCGGCTCGGTGCTCGTCTTCCGTGACGCAGAGCTCGATCGCGTGCAGGTGCTCGTGCGTCGGGCCGACGGGCACGTCGGCCTCGTCGATCCCGACGCCTGA
- a CDS encoding type II toxin-antitoxin system VapC family toxin, giving the protein MVIDTSALLAILQDEPERRALNEAIEAAAERVVSVASFVEASVVIEARYGLAGVRELDTFIDKAGITLAPVDVEQARLARAAFSRFGRGRHKAALNFGDCFTYALAASRGESVLFKGEDFAHTDLTPAR; this is encoded by the coding sequence ATGGTGATCGACACCTCGGCGCTGCTCGCCATCCTGCAGGACGAACCGGAGCGGCGGGCGTTGAACGAGGCCATCGAAGCCGCCGCCGAGCGAGTCGTCTCGGTGGCGTCGTTCGTCGAGGCGTCCGTCGTCATCGAGGCGAGGTACGGGCTCGCCGGCGTCCGCGAACTCGACACGTTCATCGACAAGGCCGGCATCACCCTGGCTCCAGTGGATGTCGAACAGGCGCGCCTGGCGCGTGCGGCGTTCAGTCGCTTCGGACGGGGACGTCACAAGGCGGCGTTGAACTTCGGCGACTGCTTCACCTATGCGCTGGCTGCGAGCCGGGGAGAGTCGGTGCTCTTCAAGGGCGAGGACTTCGCGCACACCGACCTCACCCCGGCGCGCTGA
- the rpoN gene encoding RNA polymerase factor sigma-54 produces MAITQKLQTRLSQKLVLTPSLQQAIKLLPMTTLELAELLTQEIVENPMLEEVPTEELQAVEPQAQTSEPEAPEAPKPDRPDANWDEQDYAYFFGEYLDDGGYRSRMPVEVKELPPIENTLSTSGSLADHLLWQLSMRPDISGVQREIGEAIIGNLNDDGYLMASVDELAQMGGWSASQVEAVLSVLQHLDPVGVAARDLQECLTLQLRHLGHADTPAEVIVTEHLRLLQNHQVPEIAKRMAMPIEQLKEHIEIIRHLDPKPGSRFNPAPSQYVMPDVYIVKVEDQYVAVLNDDGLPQLRISPVYKRLLDNKNDESAAETRAYVKEKFRSALWLLKSVDQRQKTIIKVANSIIQFQKEFLDHGIEHLRPLVLRDVAEDIGMHESTVSRVVNNKYMHTPQGVFEMKYFFHSGISSSFGESVSSVTIKQRIRKIIEAEDGRKPLSDSKIVSILQREGLVLARRTIAKYREELRIPTSNQRKVLY; encoded by the coding sequence ATGGCCATCACGCAGAAGCTCCAGACCCGCCTCTCGCAGAAGCTCGTCCTGACGCCCTCGTTGCAGCAGGCGATCAAGCTCCTGCCGATGACGACGCTCGAGCTGGCTGAGCTCCTGACTCAGGAAATCGTCGAGAATCCGATGCTCGAGGAGGTGCCCACCGAGGAGCTGCAGGCGGTGGAGCCCCAGGCACAGACCTCCGAGCCCGAGGCGCCGGAAGCGCCCAAGCCCGATCGGCCCGACGCCAACTGGGACGAGCAGGACTACGCCTACTTCTTCGGCGAGTACCTCGACGACGGCGGGTACCGATCGCGGATGCCGGTGGAGGTCAAGGAACTGCCGCCGATCGAGAACACGCTCTCGACCTCCGGCTCATTGGCCGATCATTTGCTCTGGCAGCTGTCGATGCGCCCCGACATCAGCGGGGTCCAGCGCGAGATCGGCGAGGCCATCATCGGCAACCTCAACGACGACGGGTATCTGATGGCGTCGGTGGACGAACTGGCGCAGATGGGCGGCTGGTCGGCGTCGCAGGTCGAGGCGGTCCTCTCCGTCCTCCAGCACCTGGATCCGGTCGGGGTCGCGGCGCGCGACCTGCAGGAGTGCCTGACCCTGCAGTTGCGCCACCTCGGGCACGCCGATACGCCAGCCGAGGTCATCGTCACCGAGCATCTGCGCCTGCTGCAGAACCACCAGGTGCCCGAGATCGCCAAGCGGATGGCGATGCCGATCGAGCAGCTCAAGGAGCACATCGAGATCATCAGGCATCTCGATCCCAAGCCCGGCAGCCGCTTCAACCCGGCCCCCTCGCAGTACGTGATGCCGGACGTCTACATCGTCAAGGTCGAGGACCAGTACGTCGCCGTGCTGAACGACGACGGGCTGCCGCAACTGCGGATCAGCCCCGTGTACAAGCGGCTCCTCGACAACAAGAACGACGAGTCGGCGGCCGAGACGCGCGCCTACGTGAAGGAGAAGTTCCGGTCGGCGCTGTGGCTGCTCAAGTCGGTGGACCAGCGGCAGAAGACCATCATCAAGGTCGCCAACTCGATCATCCAGTTCCAGAAGGAGTTCCTGGATCACGGGATCGAGCACCTGCGCCCGCTGGTGCTCCGCGACGTCGCCGAGGACATCGGCATGCACGAGAGCACGGTCAGCCGGGTGGTCAACAACAAGTACATGCACACGCCGCAGGGCGTGTTCGAGATGAAGTACTTCTTCCACAGCGGCATCAGCAGCTCGTTCGGCGAGAGCGTCTCGTCGGTGACGATCAAGCAGCGGATCCGCAAGATCATCGAGGCCGAGGACGGCCGCAAGCCGCTCAGCGACTCGAAGATCGTCAGCATCCTGCAGCGCGAGGGGCTCGTGCTCGCGCGCAGGACCATCGCGAAGTACCGCGAGGAACTTCGCATCCCGACGTCGAACCAGCGCAAGGTGCTGTACTAG
- the lptB gene encoding LPS export ABC transporter ATP-binding protein, whose amino-acid sequence MAILQTDRLTKAYGGRTVVAGVSLEVQSGEVVGLLGPNGAGKTTTFYMCVGLTRPDSGTVTLDGADVTQDPIYVRARKGLAYLPQEASIFRGLTVEQNVLAILETLPLDATQRRARCRELLAELSLSHLARAKAYTLSGGERRRVEITRALVNNPKFILLDEPFAGIDPIAVSDIQKIIFHLKNRGIGVLITDHNVRETLKITDRAHIVHAGTIFKSGTPGELAADEEVKRIYLGTDFRLD is encoded by the coding sequence ATGGCGATCCTGCAGACCGATCGACTCACGAAGGCCTACGGCGGGCGGACCGTCGTGGCTGGCGTCAGCCTCGAAGTGCAGTCGGGAGAGGTGGTAGGACTGCTCGGTCCCAACGGCGCCGGCAAGACCACCACCTTCTACATGTGTGTCGGCCTGACCCGGCCCGACTCCGGCACGGTCACCCTCGACGGCGCCGACGTGACGCAGGACCCGATTTACGTCCGCGCGAGGAAGGGCCTGGCCTACCTGCCGCAGGAGGCCTCGATCTTCCGCGGACTCACGGTCGAGCAGAACGTGCTGGCCATTCTCGAGACACTGCCGTTGGATGCTACACAGCGCCGGGCCCGGTGTCGGGAACTGCTGGCCGAGCTGTCGCTGTCGCACCTGGCGCGCGCCAAGGCCTACACGCTGTCGGGGGGGGAACGCCGGCGGGTAGAGATTACGCGGGCGCTCGTCAACAATCCCAAGTTCATCCTGCTGGACGAGCCGTTTGCCGGGATCGACCCGATTGCGGTGTCCGACATCCAGAAAATCATCTTCCACCTGAAAAATCGTGGCATCGGCGTGCTGATTACGGACCATAATGTGCGGGAGACCCTGAAGATCACCGATCGGGCGCACATTGTGCATGCGGGCACCATCTTCAAGAGCGGAACGCCGGGCGAACTGGCGGCCGACGAGGAGGTCAAACGTATTTACCTCGGGACCGATTTCCGGCTCGATTGA
- the hprK gene encoding HPr(Ser) kinase/phosphatase, translated as MVAIPESGPQSLTVRDLLARCAGTPLGDLSVRAGASGLARRITRVSLQKTGLALTGQPQYLEDGRVLLFGRSEVQYLASLDDDVRRRRLRDVLRPGLPCIVVTAGLPVDAVLIAEADARGVPVLSTDVLTSETLVALTGVLEEGLAPVTTLHGVLVDILGLGVLLLGESGIGKSECALDLVVRGHRLVADDAVEITRRGSALIGTSPPLTRHHMEVRGLGIMNVQDLFGVASTRHSMQVEFIVRLVRWDSHTEYERLGLDEATEPLLGVPVPVVTLPVGPGRNIGILVEVAARRHLLLARGISAAQRLAARLEAELQAGES; from the coding sequence ATGGTCGCCATTCCCGAGTCCGGCCCGCAGAGCCTCACCGTCCGCGACCTCCTGGCGCGTTGCGCCGGGACGCCGCTCGGGGACCTGTCGGTGCGCGCCGGCGCGTCGGGCCTGGCGCGGCGCATCACGCGGGTCTCCCTCCAGAAGACGGGACTCGCCCTCACCGGCCAGCCCCAGTACCTGGAGGACGGCCGCGTGTTGCTGTTCGGCCGGTCAGAGGTCCAGTACCTGGCGAGCCTGGACGACGACGTACGCCGGCGCCGGCTCCGTGACGTGCTTCGTCCCGGCCTCCCCTGCATTGTCGTGACGGCCGGCTTGCCGGTCGACGCGGTGCTGATTGCCGAGGCCGACGCTCGGGGCGTGCCGGTGCTGTCCACCGACGTGCTCACGTCGGAGACGCTGGTGGCGCTGACCGGCGTGCTGGAAGAGGGGCTGGCGCCGGTCACCACGCTGCACGGCGTGCTCGTCGACATCCTCGGACTCGGGGTGCTGCTGCTCGGGGAGAGCGGCATCGGCAAGAGCGAGTGCGCGCTGGACCTGGTCGTGCGCGGTCACCGCCTGGTGGCCGACGACGCGGTCGAGATCACGCGGCGTGGGTCGGCGTTGATCGGCACGTCGCCACCGCTGACCCGGCACCACATGGAGGTGCGTGGGCTGGGCATCATGAACGTGCAGGACCTGTTCGGCGTGGCGTCGACGCGCCACAGCATGCAGGTCGAGTTCATCGTGCGGCTCGTCCGCTGGGACAGCCACACCGAGTACGAGCGGCTGGGCCTGGACGAGGCGACCGAGCCGCTGCTGGGCGTGCCGGTGCCGGTGGTGACGCTGCCGGTCGGCCCGGGGCGCAATATCGGGATCCTCGTCGAGGTGGCGGCGCGGCGCCACCTGCTGCTCGCGCGCGGGATCTCGGCCGCGCAACGTCTGGCCGCGCGCCTGGAGGCCGAGTTGCAGGCAGGAGAGTCATGA
- a CDS encoding PTS sugar transporter subunit IIA: MADSAQSRLGVVVVTHGQLAHELVNAAEMIAGELVRFEAVSLGWHDEPNAASDQIAAAIARVQGPSGVLVLTDMFGGTPSNLGITFLEDDRVEVITGVNLPMLVKLANLDPANHGLLGIARLVREHAREAIRVASDLMRPDAGS, translated from the coding sequence ATGGCAGATTCCGCACAGTCCCGACTCGGCGTGGTCGTGGTCACGCACGGGCAGCTCGCGCACGAACTGGTGAACGCCGCCGAGATGATCGCCGGTGAACTGGTGCGCTTCGAGGCCGTGTCGCTGGGGTGGCACGACGAGCCGAACGCGGCCAGCGACCAGATCGCGGCGGCCATCGCCCGCGTGCAGGGACCGTCGGGCGTGCTCGTGCTGACCGACATGTTCGGGGGGACGCCGAGCAACCTCGGCATCACCTTCCTGGAGGACGACAGGGTGGAGGTGATCACCGGCGTCAACCTGCCGATGCTGGTGAAGCTGGCCAACCTCGACCCGGCCAACCACGGGCTGCTCGGCATCGCGCGCCTGGTGCGCGAGCACGCGCGCGAGGCCATCCGCGTCGCGTCGGACCTGATGCGTCCCGACGCGGGATCGTAA
- a CDS encoding aldo/keto reductase, which translates to MTRPLGATGLHVSPITFGAMRIAGDRPDGASSALLQALERGITSIDTARNYGDSEAVIARTLRAWRGPRPLIATKVKPRDISNWRFYVPMDVQFTPGSIVTSVEESLRTLGVDCLDLVQLHQWYYRWSHETAWLETLHALREAGKVRHIGVSAQDHEHDGVLKLVDDCRVDAVQVVLNAFESRPLVSVVPLADERGVGVIARCVFDHSGALAGAATRETLARDVKLAHASPEVVAEYLRRIDRLREDAREHGMDLVELSIRFGLTHPGVSTLAISLADAGQVDAALAAAARGPLPETLFDRVCREHVWVKNFYYFSRATVDGNAPV; encoded by the coding sequence ATGACCCGCCCCCTCGGCGCCACAGGCCTCCACGTCTCCCCCATCACGTTCGGCGCGATGCGCATCGCGGGCGACCGCCCGGACGGCGCGTCGTCGGCGCTGCTGCAGGCGCTCGAGCGCGGGATCACGTCGATCGACACGGCGCGCAACTACGGTGACAGCGAGGCGGTGATCGCCCGCACGCTGCGCGCGTGGCGCGGGCCGCGGCCCCTCATCGCGACCAAGGTCAAGCCGCGCGACATCTCGAACTGGCGCTTCTACGTGCCCATGGACGTCCAGTTCACGCCAGGCAGCATCGTCACCTCGGTCGAGGAGAGCCTCCGCACGCTCGGCGTCGACTGCCTCGACCTCGTGCAGTTGCACCAGTGGTACTACCGCTGGAGCCACGAGACCGCGTGGCTCGAGACGCTGCACGCCCTGCGCGAAGCCGGCAAGGTGCGCCACATCGGGGTCAGCGCCCAGGACCACGAGCATGACGGCGTGTTGAAGCTGGTCGACGACTGCCGCGTCGACGCCGTGCAGGTGGTGCTCAACGCGTTCGAGTCGCGGCCCCTGGTCAGCGTCGTGCCGCTGGCCGACGAACGCGGCGTCGGCGTCATCGCGCGATGCGTCTTCGACCACTCGGGCGCGCTGGCCGGCGCGGCCACGCGCGAGACGCTGGCGCGCGACGTCAAGCTCGCGCACGCCTCGCCCGAGGTCGTGGCCGAGTATCTCCGTCGCATCGACCGCCTTCGCGAGGACGCGCGCGAGCACGGCATGGACCTCGTGGAACTGTCCATCCGCTTCGGGCTGACTCACCCCGGGGTGTCGACCCTGGCCATCTCGCTCGCCGACGCCGGGCAGGTGGATGCGGCGCTGGCCGCGGCGGCCAGGGGGCCGCTTCCCGAGACGCTGTTCGACCGCGTGTGCCGCGAGCACGTCTGGGTGAAGAACTTCTACTACTTCTCCCGCGCCACCGTTGACGGCAACGCGCCGGTGTGA
- a CDS encoding HPr family phosphocarrier protein, whose protein sequence is MVTREVVIVNQLGLHARAAARFVRLASQYAATVRVAKGSRELDGKSILGLLLLGAARGTTIVIRTEGGDAEAAADALAALVAEGFGES, encoded by the coding sequence ATGGTGACGCGTGAAGTGGTCATCGTCAACCAGCTCGGGCTTCACGCCCGCGCCGCGGCGCGCTTCGTGCGCCTCGCGTCGCAGTACGCGGCGACGGTCCGTGTCGCGAAGGGATCGCGGGAACTCGACGGCAAGAGCATCCTGGGCCTGCTGCTGCTCGGGGCCGCCCGCGGCACGACCATCGTGATCCGCACCGAGGGCGGCGACGCGGAAGCGGCGGCCGACGCGCTGGCGGCGCTGGTGGCGGAAGGCTTCGGGGAGTCGTGA
- the rapZ gene encoding RNase adapter RapZ, translating to MSRFIVLTGLSGSGKTQAIRALEDLGYFCVDNLPVALIPTFAELTQRAGGEITRAAVVVDIRERSLLRHFPEAYEKLRQMPGLEPRLIFLDASDAALVRRFSETRRPHPLAEHESVSEGIRREREHLAAIRGMADQIIDTSDMTVHELRHAFMAASRDTGTSAGPVVTFLSFGFKHGVPLDADLVFDARFLPNPHFVPELRPHTGRDAEVRGFLEQYEDYATFLARVGDLLEFLLPRYATEGKSYVTVAIGCTGGKHRSVAIAEELKRRMGSIEGIRLRVRHRDIAQE from the coding sequence ATGAGCCGCTTCATCGTCCTCACGGGCTTGTCGGGGTCGGGCAAGACGCAGGCGATCCGCGCGCTGGAGGATCTGGGGTACTTCTGTGTCGACAACCTGCCTGTCGCGTTGATTCCGACCTTCGCCGAGCTCACGCAGCGGGCCGGCGGCGAGATCACCCGGGCGGCGGTCGTGGTCGACATCCGGGAGCGATCGCTGCTGCGTCACTTCCCGGAGGCGTACGAGAAGCTCCGGCAGATGCCGGGGCTCGAGCCGCGACTGATCTTCCTCGACGCCAGCGATGCGGCGCTGGTGCGCCGGTTCAGCGAGACGCGCCGCCCGCATCCGCTGGCCGAACACGAGTCGGTGAGCGAGGGCATCCGTCGGGAGCGCGAGCACCTGGCGGCCATCCGGGGGATGGCCGACCAGATCATCGACACCTCGGACATGACCGTGCACGAGTTGCGGCACGCCTTCATGGCGGCCTCGCGCGACACCGGCACGAGCGCGGGCCCCGTGGTGACGTTCCTGAGCTTCGGTTTCAAGCACGGCGTGCCGCTCGATGCCGACCTCGTGTTCGACGCGCGCTTCCTGCCCAACCCGCACTTCGTCCCGGAACTGCGCCCGCACACCGGGCGCGACGCCGAGGTGCGGGGCTTCCTCGAGCAGTACGAGGACTACGCCACGTTCCTGGCCAGGGTGGGCGACCTCCTCGAGTTCCTGCTGCCGCGCTACGCGACCGAGGGGAAGAGTTACGTCACGGTGGCGATCGGCTGCACGGGCGGCAAGCACCGCTCGGTGGCGATCGCCGAGGAGTTGAAGCGCCGCATGGGCAGCATCGAGGGCATCCGCCTGCGCGTGCGCCATCGCGACATCGCGCAGGAATAG
- the ptsP gene encoding phosphoenolpyruvate--protein phosphotransferase, whose translation MLTGIAVAPGEAIGPAVVARLRAHDVRYRIAEEDVPSEQARLAAASARTRTQLEDIRDRTRHVLGSELAGMFDVQILMLSDPLLRERAEALIRARRVNAEWAVVEAGEELVQRLRAIEDPYLQERHGDLTDVLGRIRANLQKVDGDASWLNAQLARFNEPCVFVADDLPVSVAAQLDWSRLAALATDAGTRTAHTAILARSMGVPAVVGLQEATRMVPPGATLLVDGTTGVIAVDPPPSVVEATRHRLHAVAVPAESLSGPARTADDVPVLLFANIERAEDVPFAWREGAEGLGLVRSELLLGGQPIGQVSEQAQVDVYRAVLDHAGPREVTIRTFDITPEEVGLPEQMEVEPRERLGMRGLRLGLARPEVLERQLRALIRAGDGRQLRIMFPFVTSADEMARAVAMLHAQAERLGLPAPPAGAMVEVPAAALDAGGLARHAAFLSIGTNDLTQYTLAADRSDVRVQHLYDPRHPAVLRLIRMVVRGARRHGRRVAVCGEMASDTILVQVLLGLGLREFSMAATSLRQAREALAGCSIAEARDAALRALYDGDIAAIDTSPAV comes from the coding sequence ATGCTCACCGGCATCGCCGTCGCTCCCGGCGAGGCCATCGGCCCTGCCGTCGTCGCCCGCCTGCGCGCCCACGACGTCCGCTACCGGATCGCCGAGGAGGACGTCCCGTCGGAGCAGGCGCGGCTGGCGGCCGCGTCGGCACGGACGCGCACGCAGCTCGAGGACATCCGCGACCGCACCAGACACGTGCTGGGCAGCGAGCTCGCCGGGATGTTCGACGTGCAGATCCTGATGCTGTCCGACCCGCTGCTGCGAGAGCGGGCCGAGGCGCTGATCCGCGCCCGGCGCGTCAACGCCGAGTGGGCGGTCGTCGAGGCCGGCGAGGAGCTCGTGCAGCGCCTGCGCGCCATCGAGGATCCGTACCTGCAGGAGCGCCACGGCGACCTCACCGACGTGCTCGGCCGGATCCGCGCCAACCTGCAGAAGGTCGATGGCGACGCGAGCTGGCTCAACGCGCAGCTGGCCCGGTTCAACGAGCCCTGCGTGTTCGTCGCCGACGACCTGCCGGTGTCGGTCGCCGCGCAGCTGGACTGGTCCCGGCTCGCGGCGCTCGCCACCGACGCCGGGACGCGCACGGCACACACCGCCATCCTGGCCCGGTCGATGGGCGTGCCGGCGGTCGTCGGCCTGCAGGAGGCCACCCGGATGGTGCCTCCGGGGGCGACGCTGCTGGTGGACGGCACGACCGGCGTGATTGCCGTCGACCCGCCGCCATCGGTCGTCGAGGCGACGCGGCACCGGCTGCACGCCGTGGCGGTGCCTGCTGAATCGCTGTCGGGGCCGGCGCGCACCGCCGACGACGTGCCGGTCCTGCTGTTTGCCAACATCGAGCGGGCCGAGGACGTGCCGTTCGCGTGGCGGGAGGGCGCCGAGGGGCTCGGGCTCGTCCGCTCGGAGCTGCTGCTCGGCGGACAGCCGATCGGCCAGGTGAGCGAGCAGGCCCAGGTCGACGTGTACCGGGCCGTGCTCGACCACGCGGGCCCGCGCGAGGTCACCATCCGGACGTTCGACATCACGCCCGAGGAAGTCGGGTTGCCCGAGCAGATGGAGGTCGAGCCGCGCGAGCGGCTCGGGATGCGTGGCCTGCGCCTCGGCCTGGCGCGCCCCGAAGTCCTCGAGCGGCAGTTGCGCGCGCTGATCCGCGCCGGTGACGGCCGGCAACTGCGCATCATGTTCCCGTTCGTGACCAGCGCCGACGAGATGGCCCGCGCGGTGGCGATGCTGCACGCACAGGCCGAGCGACTCGGCCTGCCGGCCCCGCCGGCGGGCGCGATGGTCGAGGTGCCGGCGGCGGCGCTCGATGCGGGAGGGCTGGCGCGCCACGCCGCCTTCCTCAGCATCGGCACCAACGACCTGACGCAGTACACGCTGGCCGCCGACCGCAGCGACGTCCGCGTGCAGCACCTGTACGACCCGCGGCACCCGGCCGTGCTGCGCCTCATCCGGATGGTCGTGCGCGGGGCCCGACGTCATGGACGCCGCGTGGCGGTGTGCGGCGAGATGGCCTCCGACACCATCCTCGTGCAGGTGCTGCTCGGACTCGGCCTGCGCGAGTTCAGCATGGCCGCCACTTCGCTGCGCCAGGCACGCGAGGCCCTCGCCGGATGTTCGATCGCCGAAGCCCGCGACGCCGCACTCCGGGCGCTGTACGACGGCGACATCGCTGCGATCGACACCTCGCCGGCGGTCTGA
- a CDS encoding type II toxin-antitoxin system VapB family antitoxin: MALNIRNAEAERLAATLARLTGETKTEAVTRALEDRIARVRAERSGRRLADTLDAIAVRCASLPVRDRRPADEILGYDDAGLPR; the protein is encoded by the coding sequence ATGGCGCTGAACATCCGCAATGCCGAGGCCGAACGTCTGGCCGCGACCCTGGCCCGGCTCACCGGGGAGACCAAGACCGAGGCCGTGACCAGGGCGCTCGAGGACCGCATCGCTCGCGTGCGCGCGGAGCGGAGCGGCAGGCGGCTCGCCGACACCCTGGATGCGATCGCCGTGCGGTGCGCCAGCCTGCCGGTGCGCGACCGGCGGCCCGCCGACGAGATCCTGGGATACGACGACGCGGGGTTGCCGCGCTGA
- a CDS encoding single-stranded DNA-binding protein, with the protein MGSVNKAILVGNLGRDAELKFTGNGFAIARFSIATTDRRKDSKTGDWVEKTEWHRIVLLGKQAESLQDYLKKGKQVYVEGRIETRSWDDKDGQKRYTTEIVADRIQLLGGGGGGRGGGGGRSEDDYDYGGSYGGGAGAGTASPGGSAGGFEPVGGDSDDDIPF; encoded by the coding sequence ATGGGTAGCGTCAACAAGGCGATCCTGGTCGGAAATCTCGGGCGGGACGCGGAACTCAAGTTCACCGGCAACGGCTTCGCGATCGCGCGCTTCAGCATCGCGACCACGGATCGGCGCAAGGACAGCAAGACGGGCGACTGGGTCGAGAAGACCGAGTGGCACCGCATCGTGCTGCTCGGCAAGCAGGCCGAGTCGCTGCAGGATTACCTGAAGAAGGGCAAGCAGGTCTACGTCGAGGGCCGCATCGAGACCCGCTCCTGGGACGACAAGGACGGGCAGAAGCGGTACACGACCGAGATCGTGGCCGACCGCATCCAGTTGCTGGGTGGTGGCGGCGGTGGTCGCGGCGGTGGCGGCGGCCGCAGCGAGGACGACTACGACTACGGCGGCAGCTACGGTGGCGGGGCCGGCGCGGGTACCGCGTCGCCGGGTGGCAGCGCCGGCGGGTTCGAGCCGGTCGGCGGCGACAGCGACGACGACATTCCCTTCTAG